In Candidatus Woesearchaeota archaeon, a genomic segment contains:
- the ftsZ gene encoding cell division protein FtsZ, with amino-acid sequence MVETINSVKRTDIEQKSNDLDAELEELLAKQKAHIKVFGCGGGGNNTINRITEIGIFGAETIALNTDAQDLLYTSADKKILIGRDLTKGLGAGSIPKIGEEAARESEKEIKSAANHADMIFITCGLGGGTGTGAAPVIAEYSKKSGALTVGVVTLPFKMEGQRRYENAIHGLEALRKNVDTLIVIPNDKLLELAPDLPLHTAFKIADEILTNAVKGVAELVTKAGLVNLDFADIRAVMGDGGVALIGVGESDSASRAEEAVEKAVNNPLLDVDITGASGALINVAGGTDMTLEEARRVVESIASKLDEDARMIWGAQISEDLQGSIRVMLVVTGVKSSQIIGGYASKPMSERKKEKESELGITFVD; translated from the coding sequence ATGGTTGAAACAATAAATAGTGTGAAACGAACTGATATCGAACAAAAATCCAATGATTTGGATGCTGAGTTAGAGGAATTACTAGCTAAGCAGAAGGCTCACATCAAGGTTTTTGGTTGCGGTGGTGGGGGTAATAATACTATTAATAGAATCACTGAAATAGGTATTTTTGGTGCTGAAACTATTGCTTTGAATACTGATGCTCAAGATTTATTGTATACTTCTGCTGATAAGAAGATTTTGATTGGTAGAGATTTAACTAAGGGCTTGGGTGCTGGTAGTATTCCTAAGATAGGTGAGGAAGCTGCTCGTGAGTCTGAGAAAGAAATTAAGAGCGCGGCTAATCATGCTGATATGATTTTTATTACGTGTGGTTTAGGTGGGGGTACTGGTACTGGTGCTGCGCCTGTTATTGCTGAATATTCTAAGAAATCAGGTGCTTTAACTGTTGGTGTTGTTACTCTTCCTTTTAAAATGGAGGGTCAGCGTAGATATGAAAACGCGATTCATGGTTTGGAAGCTTTGAGGAAGAACGTTGATACTTTGATTGTTATTCCTAATGATAAATTATTGGAATTGGCTCCTGATCTTCCTTTGCATACCGCGTTTAAGATTGCTGATGAGATTTTGACTAACGCGGTTAAGGGCGTCGCTGAGCTTGTAACTAAGGCGGGATTAGTAAATCTTGATTTTGCTGATATCCGTGCAGTGATGGGTGATGGTGGTGTCGCGCTTATAGGTGTTGGAGAATCTGATTCTGCTAGTAGGGCTGAAGAAGCAGTTGAAAAAGCGGTTAATAATCCTTTGCTTGATGTTGATATAACTGGTGCTAGTGGCGCATTGATTAATGTTGCGGGTGGCACTGACATGACTCTTGAGGAGGCTCGTAGAGTCGTTGAGAGTATTGCTAGTAAGCTCGATGAGGATGCTAGAATGATTTGGGGTGCTCAGATATCTGAGGATTTACAAGGTAGTATTCGTGTAATGCTTGTTGTTACAGGTGTTAAGTCTTCTCAAATC